One Pyrus communis chromosome 4, drPyrComm1.1, whole genome shotgun sequence genomic region harbors:
- the LOC137731025 gene encoding psbP domain-containing protein 3, chloroplastic-like isoform X5 gives MACVASWYSLPPVRPRTCHSNAFSNNRGIAVRSRKSHALLQCCENKQEKTDAKTETCFGIEFQSTRRQVVLGTAFAAFSSPHLISNAFAENGNVPEGFRVYTDDVNKFKILIPQDWQVGAGEPTGFKSVTAFYPEQEGNSSISVVITGLGPDFTKMESFGKVEAFAETLVSGLDRSWQRPAGVAAKLIDCKASKGLYFIEYSLQKPGESCKHLFSALGMATNGWYNRLYTVTGQYVEEESDKYSANVKEAVKSFRFI, from the exons ATGGCGTGCGTTGCGTCCTGGTATTCTCTGCCTCCGGTGCGACCTCGCACATGCCACTCCAACGCCTTCTCGAACAACAGAG GCATCGCCGTACGCAGTAGAAAAAGCCATGCGCTCCTGCAATGTTGcgaaaacaaacaagaaaaaaccGACGCCAAAACAGAAACATG TTTTGGCATTGAATTCCAATCTACGAGGAGACAAGTTGTGCTTGGGACGGCGTTTGCTGCATTTTCTTCTCCCCATCTCATTTCAAATGCATTTGCAGAGAATGGTA ATGTGCCGGAGGGTTTTCGAGTTTACACTGATGATGTCAATAAGTTCAAGATATTGATTCCCCAAG ACTGGCAAGTAGGCGCAGGAGAGCCAACTGGGTTTAAATCAGTCACAGCTTTCTACCCAGAACAAGAGGGTAATAGCTCAA TTAGCGTTGTGATCACGGGGCTTGGTCCGGATTTTACAAAGATGGAATCCTTTGGTAAAGTTGAAGCGTTTGCTGAGACTCTG GTTAGTGGATTGGATAGGAGCTGGCAAAGGCCAGCAGGAGTGGCAGCAAAGCTTATAGATTGCAAAGCATCGAAAG GCCTTTACTTCATCGAGTATTCGCTACAAAAACCCGGTGAAAGTTGCAAGCACCTGTTTTCAGCACTTGGGATGGCAACCAACGGTTGGTACAACAGACTGTATACAGTCACCGGACAG TACGTCGAGGAAGAATCAGATAAATACAGCGCCAATGTTAAGGAG GCTGTCAAATCCTTCAGGTTCATTTGA
- the LOC137731025 gene encoding psbP domain-containing protein 3, chloroplastic-like isoform X1: MACVASWYSLPPVRPRTCHSNAFSNNRASVVSSGIAVRSRKSHALLQCCENKQEKTDAKTETCFGIEFQSTRRQVVLGTAFAAFSSPHLISNAFAENGNVPEGFRVYTDDVNKFKILIPQDWQVGAGEPTGFKSVTAFYPEQEGNSSISVVITGLGPDFTKMESFGKVEAFAETLVSGLDRSWQRPAGVAAKLIDCKASKGLYFIEYSLQKPGESCKHLFSALGMATNGWYNRLYTVTGQYVEEESDKYSANVKEAVKSFRFI; this comes from the exons ATGGCGTGCGTTGCGTCCTGGTATTCTCTGCCTCCGGTGCGACCTCGCACATGCCACTCCAACGCCTTCTCGAACAACAGAG CTTCTGTTGTTTCTTCAGGCATCGCCGTACGCAGTAGAAAAAGCCATGCGCTCCTGCAATGTTGcgaaaacaaacaagaaaaaaccGACGCCAAAACAGAAACATG TTTTGGCATTGAATTCCAATCTACGAGGAGACAAGTTGTGCTTGGGACGGCGTTTGCTGCATTTTCTTCTCCCCATCTCATTTCAAATGCATTTGCAGAGAATGGTA ATGTGCCGGAGGGTTTTCGAGTTTACACTGATGATGTCAATAAGTTCAAGATATTGATTCCCCAAG ACTGGCAAGTAGGCGCAGGAGAGCCAACTGGGTTTAAATCAGTCACAGCTTTCTACCCAGAACAAGAGGGTAATAGCTCAA TTAGCGTTGTGATCACGGGGCTTGGTCCGGATTTTACAAAGATGGAATCCTTTGGTAAAGTTGAAGCGTTTGCTGAGACTCTG GTTAGTGGATTGGATAGGAGCTGGCAAAGGCCAGCAGGAGTGGCAGCAAAGCTTATAGATTGCAAAGCATCGAAAG GCCTTTACTTCATCGAGTATTCGCTACAAAAACCCGGTGAAAGTTGCAAGCACCTGTTTTCAGCACTTGGGATGGCAACCAACGGTTGGTACAACAGACTGTATACAGTCACCGGACAG TACGTCGAGGAAGAATCAGATAAATACAGCGCCAATGTTAAGGAG GCTGTCAAATCCTTCAGGTTCATTTGA
- the LOC137732963 gene encoding SWI/SNF complex subunit SWI3B-like — MGRGWDDEDTMHLLEALTHYGDDWRKVAQYVGKSEKEFVTHFIKIPFGEEFIADLESKDAPSPCKRMCLTPLADAGNPIMAQGHQPRCAGRAFVDANSQLEKEGMDVEREISGITQIHEKIVRFEALELHMEKEWQKLEQMKSMLFLDKLTLLFVKS, encoded by the exons ATGGGGAGAGGTTGGGACGATGAAGATACTATGCACCTCCTAGAAGCCCTCACGCATTATGGTGACGATTGGAGGAAGGTTGCACAATATGTCGGTAAAAGTGAGAAGGAGTTTGTCACgcatttcattaaaattccttTTGGTGAGGAATTTATTGCTGATTTGGAGAGTAAAGATGCACCATCCCCCTGTAAAAGAATGTGTCTCACACCTCTTGCAGACGCGGGCAACCCAATAATGGCTCAA GGACACCAACCTAGATGTGCTGGGAGGGCATTTGTAGATGCAAATTCACAGCTTGAGAAGGAAGGAATGGATGTCGAGAGAGAAATTTCTGGGATTACACAGATTCACGAGAAGATTGTTCGCTTTGAGGCGTTAGAATTGCATATGGAGAAAGAATGGCAAAAACTGGAGCAAATGAAAAGCATGCTGTTTTTGGATAAGCTGACCCTTTTATTCGTAAAAAGTTGA
- the LOC137731025 gene encoding psbP domain-containing protein 3, chloroplastic-like isoform X2: MACVASWYSLPPVRPRTCHSNAFSNNRASVVSSGIAVRSRKSHALLQCCENKQEKTDAKTETCFGIEFQSTRRQVVLGTAFAAFSSPHLISNAFAENDVPEGFRVYTDDVNKFKILIPQDWQVGAGEPTGFKSVTAFYPEQEGNSSISVVITGLGPDFTKMESFGKVEAFAETLVSGLDRSWQRPAGVAAKLIDCKASKGLYFIEYSLQKPGESCKHLFSALGMATNGWYNRLYTVTGQYVEEESDKYSANVKEAVKSFRFI; the protein is encoded by the exons ATGGCGTGCGTTGCGTCCTGGTATTCTCTGCCTCCGGTGCGACCTCGCACATGCCACTCCAACGCCTTCTCGAACAACAGAG CTTCTGTTGTTTCTTCAGGCATCGCCGTACGCAGTAGAAAAAGCCATGCGCTCCTGCAATGTTGcgaaaacaaacaagaaaaaaccGACGCCAAAACAGAAACATG TTTTGGCATTGAATTCCAATCTACGAGGAGACAAGTTGTGCTTGGGACGGCGTTTGCTGCATTTTCTTCTCCCCATCTCATTTCAAATGCATTTGCAGAGAATG ATGTGCCGGAGGGTTTTCGAGTTTACACTGATGATGTCAATAAGTTCAAGATATTGATTCCCCAAG ACTGGCAAGTAGGCGCAGGAGAGCCAACTGGGTTTAAATCAGTCACAGCTTTCTACCCAGAACAAGAGGGTAATAGCTCAA TTAGCGTTGTGATCACGGGGCTTGGTCCGGATTTTACAAAGATGGAATCCTTTGGTAAAGTTGAAGCGTTTGCTGAGACTCTG GTTAGTGGATTGGATAGGAGCTGGCAAAGGCCAGCAGGAGTGGCAGCAAAGCTTATAGATTGCAAAGCATCGAAAG GCCTTTACTTCATCGAGTATTCGCTACAAAAACCCGGTGAAAGTTGCAAGCACCTGTTTTCAGCACTTGGGATGGCAACCAACGGTTGGTACAACAGACTGTATACAGTCACCGGACAG TACGTCGAGGAAGAATCAGATAAATACAGCGCCAATGTTAAGGAG GCTGTCAAATCCTTCAGGTTCATTTGA
- the LOC137732964 gene encoding uncharacterized protein — MKDAKALGIIQGVVSYAIFLRISNEETSKLAWEVLQREYRGDKKETKDTDTLDAQEVTASLRVFEQRLERHADVAIKRALQSLSINPREGSSTRQYNSFKQQKKPWKGKSKKWEGRSSESTRNNGAGGTKPQCTICDKAHFGVSWFKGKPKCNKCNKFGHLSKDCGSKRNQLVNYAQKTKEETNVFYACNVTIVEKNKDIWNIDSGCSNHMTAHESLLINIDREFTGKVKMGNGQLVSATSRGTLVIDTKQGRR; from the exons ATGAAAGATGCTAAGGCGCTGGGGATAATACAAGGTGTAGTCTCATATGCTATTTTTCTGAGAATATCAAATGAAGAGACATCCAAACTTGCTTGGGAAGTCCTTCAAAGAGAATACAGAGGTGACAAGAAG GAAACTAAGGACACTGATACACTTGATGCACAAGAGGTTACAGCCTCATTGAGAGTTTTTGAGCAAAGGCTAGAGAGACATGCTGATGTAGCCATAAAAAGGGCTTTGCAGTCACTTAGTATCAATCCTAGAGAGGGCAGTTCAACTAGGCAATACAACAGTTTCAAGCAACAAAAGAAGCCATGGAAAGGGAAATCTAAGAAATGGGAAGGAAGGTCAAGTGAGTCTACCAGAAACAATGGTGCTGGTGGGACAAAACCACAGTGTACAATCTGTGATAAGGCCCATTTTGGTGTCTCTTGGTTCAAGGGGAAACCTAAATGCAATAAATGTAACAAGTTTGGTCACTTGTCCAAAGATTGTGGTTCTAAAAGAAACCAACTAGTGAACTATGCACAAAAGACTAAAGAGGAGACAAATGTGTTCTATGCTTGCAATGTCACAATTgttgagaaaaacaaagataTATGGAATATTGACAGTGGGTGCAGTAATCATATGACTGCACATGAGTCCCTACTTATCAATATTGACAGAGAATTCACTGGGAAGGTTAAGATGGGCAATGGTCAACTTGTAAGTGCCACTAGTAGAGGCACCTTAGTGATTGACACAAAACAAGGAAGGAGATAA
- the LOC137731025 gene encoding psbP domain-containing protein 3, chloroplastic-like isoform X4 has product MACVASWYSLPPVRPRTCHSNAFSNNRASVVSSGIAVRSRKSHALLQCCENKQEKTDAKTETCFGIEFQSTRRQVVLGTAFAAFSSPHLISNAFAENDVPEGFRVYTDDVNKFKILIPQGAGEPTGFKSVTAFYPEQEGNSSISVVITGLGPDFTKMESFGKVEAFAETLVSGLDRSWQRPAGVAAKLIDCKASKGLYFIEYSLQKPGESCKHLFSALGMATNGWYNRLYTVTGQYVEEESDKYSANVKEAVKSFRFI; this is encoded by the exons ATGGCGTGCGTTGCGTCCTGGTATTCTCTGCCTCCGGTGCGACCTCGCACATGCCACTCCAACGCCTTCTCGAACAACAGAG CTTCTGTTGTTTCTTCAGGCATCGCCGTACGCAGTAGAAAAAGCCATGCGCTCCTGCAATGTTGcgaaaacaaacaagaaaaaaccGACGCCAAAACAGAAACATG TTTTGGCATTGAATTCCAATCTACGAGGAGACAAGTTGTGCTTGGGACGGCGTTTGCTGCATTTTCTTCTCCCCATCTCATTTCAAATGCATTTGCAGAGAATG ATGTGCCGGAGGGTTTTCGAGTTTACACTGATGATGTCAATAAGTTCAAGATATTGATTCCCCAAG GCGCAGGAGAGCCAACTGGGTTTAAATCAGTCACAGCTTTCTACCCAGAACAAGAGGGTAATAGCTCAA TTAGCGTTGTGATCACGGGGCTTGGTCCGGATTTTACAAAGATGGAATCCTTTGGTAAAGTTGAAGCGTTTGCTGAGACTCTG GTTAGTGGATTGGATAGGAGCTGGCAAAGGCCAGCAGGAGTGGCAGCAAAGCTTATAGATTGCAAAGCATCGAAAG GCCTTTACTTCATCGAGTATTCGCTACAAAAACCCGGTGAAAGTTGCAAGCACCTGTTTTCAGCACTTGGGATGGCAACCAACGGTTGGTACAACAGACTGTATACAGTCACCGGACAG TACGTCGAGGAAGAATCAGATAAATACAGCGCCAATGTTAAGGAG GCTGTCAAATCCTTCAGGTTCATTTGA
- the LOC137731025 gene encoding psbP domain-containing protein 3, chloroplastic-like isoform X3, whose amino-acid sequence MACVASWYSLPPVRPRTCHSNAFSNNRASVVSSGIAVRSRKSHALLQCCENKQEKTDAKTETCFGIEFQSTRRQVVLGTAFAAFSSPHLISNAFAENGNVPEGFRVYTDDVNKFKILIPQGAGEPTGFKSVTAFYPEQEGNSSISVVITGLGPDFTKMESFGKVEAFAETLVSGLDRSWQRPAGVAAKLIDCKASKGLYFIEYSLQKPGESCKHLFSALGMATNGWYNRLYTVTGQYVEEESDKYSANVKEAVKSFRFI is encoded by the exons ATGGCGTGCGTTGCGTCCTGGTATTCTCTGCCTCCGGTGCGACCTCGCACATGCCACTCCAACGCCTTCTCGAACAACAGAG CTTCTGTTGTTTCTTCAGGCATCGCCGTACGCAGTAGAAAAAGCCATGCGCTCCTGCAATGTTGcgaaaacaaacaagaaaaaaccGACGCCAAAACAGAAACATG TTTTGGCATTGAATTCCAATCTACGAGGAGACAAGTTGTGCTTGGGACGGCGTTTGCTGCATTTTCTTCTCCCCATCTCATTTCAAATGCATTTGCAGAGAATGGTA ATGTGCCGGAGGGTTTTCGAGTTTACACTGATGATGTCAATAAGTTCAAGATATTGATTCCCCAAG GCGCAGGAGAGCCAACTGGGTTTAAATCAGTCACAGCTTTCTACCCAGAACAAGAGGGTAATAGCTCAA TTAGCGTTGTGATCACGGGGCTTGGTCCGGATTTTACAAAGATGGAATCCTTTGGTAAAGTTGAAGCGTTTGCTGAGACTCTG GTTAGTGGATTGGATAGGAGCTGGCAAAGGCCAGCAGGAGTGGCAGCAAAGCTTATAGATTGCAAAGCATCGAAAG GCCTTTACTTCATCGAGTATTCGCTACAAAAACCCGGTGAAAGTTGCAAGCACCTGTTTTCAGCACTTGGGATGGCAACCAACGGTTGGTACAACAGACTGTATACAGTCACCGGACAG TACGTCGAGGAAGAATCAGATAAATACAGCGCCAATGTTAAGGAG GCTGTCAAATCCTTCAGGTTCATTTGA